In Xiphophorus maculatus strain JP 163 A chromosome 15, X_maculatus-5.0-male, whole genome shotgun sequence, the following are encoded in one genomic region:
- the LOC102227022 gene encoding echinoderm microtubule-associated protein-like 1 isoform X4, producing the protein MEAQQGGRGVQRTERVCSREEKKRRRTSGLVEDRASSQQRYPSFSSASSSSYDDRSSAASGLDVADRLTYLEQRMQMQEDEIQLLKLALADVLKRLNISEEHQAAAAAGRRMPGAKARPVSLALPPRTSMATSSSTSLKKSSTVPSSATARNYSPAPPPLSGVKSPPGGAKDSPCKITKPRPASAASVCKKVPEESNKSSEPAVSVGTRRVTHCKVTMQIYLSPLARKTGSSEEAKSASAVPAYRGPVAGPGPPPTKRGGQPQKKKSTPSFTLSLQKTVTGQSSAQETSSYISPVKSPSQYFQICY; encoded by the exons ATGGAGGCGCAACAGGGCGGCAGAGGAGTGCAGAGGACTGAGAGGGTTTGTTcgagagaggagaagaagaggaggaggacatcTGGGCTGGTTGAGGACAGAGCCAGCAGTCAGCAGAGATACCCCAGCTTCTCATCGGCATCCAGCAGCTCATATG ACGACCGCAGCTCGGCAGCCAGCGGCCTGGACGTGGCCGACCGGCTCACCTACCTGGAGCAGAGGATGCAGATGCAGGAGGATGAGATCCAGCTGCTGAAGTTGGCGCTGGCTGACGTCCTCAAGAGgctcaacatttctgaagagCACCAGGCAGCTGCCGCCGCAGGAAGGAGAATGCCGGGCGCCAAAG CCAGGCCCGTCTCCCTGGCTTTGCCCCCCAGAACCTCCATGGCGACTTCCAGCTCCACTTCCCTCAAAAAGAGCTCCACAGTGCCCTCCAGCGCCACGGCGAGGAATTACAGCCCCGCGCCGCCACCTCTGAG CGGTGTGAAGAGCCCGCCAGGCGGTGCGAAGGACAGTCCGTGTAAGATCACTAAGCCGCGACCCGCGTCTGCAGCCTCGGTCTGCAAGAAAGTTCCTGAAGA AAGCAACAAATCCAGTGAGCCCGCCGTGAGCGTAG GAACAAGACGGGTGACGCATTGCAAAG TGACTATGCAGATCTACCTGAGTCCTCTCGCAAGAAAGACTGGGTCTTCTGAGGAGGCCAAGTCGGCGTCTGCGGTGCCCGCCTACAGGGGGCCCGTGGCCGGCCCCGGGCCCCCGCCGACCAAGAGGGGCGGCCAACCGCAGAAGAAGAAGTCAACCCCGTCCTTCACCTTGAGCCTCCAGAAAACCGTAACGGGCCAGAGCTCAGCGCAGGAAACGTCCAGCTACATCAGCCCGGTCAAGTCGCCCAGCCAATACTTTCAGATTTGCTACTGA
- the LOC102227022 gene encoding echinoderm microtubule-associated protein-like 1 isoform X5 codes for MEAQQGGRGVQRTERVCSREEKKRRRTSGLVEDRASSQQRYPSFSSASSSSYDDRSSAASGLDVADRLTYLEQRMQMQEDEIQLLKLALADVLKRLNISEEHQAAAAAGRRMPGAKARPVSLALPPRTSMATSSSTSLKKSSTVPSSATARNYSPAPPPLRSNKSSEPAVSVGTRRVTHCKVTMQIYLSPLARKTGSSEEAKSASAVPAYRGPVAGPGPPPTKRGGQPQKKKSTPSFTLSLQKTVTGQSSAQETSSYISPVKSPSQYFQICY; via the exons ATGGAGGCGCAACAGGGCGGCAGAGGAGTGCAGAGGACTGAGAGGGTTTGTTcgagagaggagaagaagaggaggaggacatcTGGGCTGGTTGAGGACAGAGCCAGCAGTCAGCAGAGATACCCCAGCTTCTCATCGGCATCCAGCAGCTCATATG ACGACCGCAGCTCGGCAGCCAGCGGCCTGGACGTGGCCGACCGGCTCACCTACCTGGAGCAGAGGATGCAGATGCAGGAGGATGAGATCCAGCTGCTGAAGTTGGCGCTGGCTGACGTCCTCAAGAGgctcaacatttctgaagagCACCAGGCAGCTGCCGCCGCAGGAAGGAGAATGCCGGGCGCCAAAG CCAGGCCCGTCTCCCTGGCTTTGCCCCCCAGAACCTCCATGGCGACTTCCAGCTCCACTTCCCTCAAAAAGAGCTCCACAGTGCCCTCCAGCGCCACGGCGAGGAATTACAGCCCCGCGCCGCCACCTCTGAG AAGCAACAAATCCAGTGAGCCCGCCGTGAGCGTAG GAACAAGACGGGTGACGCATTGCAAAG TGACTATGCAGATCTACCTGAGTCCTCTCGCAAGAAAGACTGGGTCTTCTGAGGAGGCCAAGTCGGCGTCTGCGGTGCCCGCCTACAGGGGGCCCGTGGCCGGCCCCGGGCCCCCGCCGACCAAGAGGGGCGGCCAACCGCAGAAGAAGAAGTCAACCCCGTCCTTCACCTTGAGCCTCCAGAAAACCGTAACGGGCCAGAGCTCAGCGCAGGAAACGTCCAGCTACATCAGCCCGGTCAAGTCGCCCAGCCAATACTTTCAGATTTGCTACTGA
- the LOC102227022 gene encoding uncharacterized protein LOC102227022 isoform X2 has translation MQAIIAEEDASMEELDDHNLQMEETAQGLLRTPSLKESYHSDTDFMTDDRSSAASGLDVADRLTYLEQRMQMQEDEIQLLKLALADVLKRLNISEEHQAAAAAGRRMPGAKARPVSLALPPRTSMATSSSTSLKKSSTVPSSATARNYSPAPPPLSGVKSPPGGAKDSPCKITKPRPASAASVCKKVPEESNKSSEPAVSVGTRRVTHCKGRLCLLEQKDFGLEENAIVNRTVCELFFLFFIFLVTSYHNCVHHHPISCVHFCFSSSPFSLFRRLQCPFFPPCPFSASPRHISPLHLVTMQIYLSPLARKTGSSEEAKSASAVPAYRGPVAGPGPPPTKRGGQPQKKKSTPSFTLSLQKTVTGQSSAQETSSYISPVKSPSQYFQICY, from the exons ATGCAGGCAATCATAGCAGAAGAGGACGCCAGCATGGAGGAGCTGGACGACCACAACCTGCAGATGGAGGAGACGGCCCAGGGCCTGCTGAGGACACCTTCGCTGAAGGAGAGCTATCACAGCGACACTGATTTCATGACAG ACGACCGCAGCTCGGCAGCCAGCGGCCTGGACGTGGCCGACCGGCTCACCTACCTGGAGCAGAGGATGCAGATGCAGGAGGATGAGATCCAGCTGCTGAAGTTGGCGCTGGCTGACGTCCTCAAGAGgctcaacatttctgaagagCACCAGGCAGCTGCCGCCGCAGGAAGGAGAATGCCGGGCGCCAAAG CCAGGCCCGTCTCCCTGGCTTTGCCCCCCAGAACCTCCATGGCGACTTCCAGCTCCACTTCCCTCAAAAAGAGCTCCACAGTGCCCTCCAGCGCCACGGCGAGGAATTACAGCCCCGCGCCGCCACCTCTGAG CGGTGTGAAGAGCCCGCCAGGCGGTGCGAAGGACAGTCCGTGTAAGATCACTAAGCCGCGACCCGCGTCTGCAGCCTCGGTCTGCAAGAAAGTTCCTGAAGA AAGCAACAAATCCAGTGAGCCCGCCGTGAGCGTAG GAACAAGACGGGTGACGCATTGCAAAGGTAGGCTTTGTCTCTTGGAGCAAAAAGACTTTGGTTTAGAAGAAAACGCCATAGTTAACAGAACTGTGTGTGagctcttctttttgtttttcatttttttggtcACATCATACCATAACTGTGTGCACCATCACCCCATTTCTTGCGtccatttctgtttctcttcttcCCCATTTTCTCTCTTTCGCCGCCTGCAATgtcccttttttcccccctgtccGTTCTCTGCGTCTCCTCGCCACATTTCACCACTTCACTTAGTGACTATGCAGATCTACCTGAGTCCTCTCGCAAGAAAGACTGGGTCTTCTGAGGAGGCCAAGTCGGCGTCTGCGGTGCCCGCCTACAGGGGGCCCGTGGCCGGCCCCGGGCCCCCGCCGACCAAGAGGGGCGGCCAACCGCAGAAGAAGAAGTCAACCCCGTCCTTCACCTTGAGCCTCCAGAAAACCGTAACGGGCCAGAGCTCAGCGCAGGAAACGTCCAGCTACATCAGCCCGGTCAAGTCGCCCAGCCAATACTTTCAGATTTGCTACTGA
- the LOC102227022 gene encoding uncharacterized protein LOC102227022 isoform X1: protein MEAQQGGRGVQRTERVCSREEKKRRRTSGLVEDRASSQQRYPSFSSASSSSYDDRSSAASGLDVADRLTYLEQRMQMQEDEIQLLKLALADVLKRLNISEEHQAAAAAGRRMPGAKARPVSLALPPRTSMATSSSTSLKKSSTVPSSATARNYSPAPPPLSGVKSPPGGAKDSPCKITKPRPASAASVCKKVPEESNKSSEPAVSVGTRRVTHCKGRLCLLEQKDFGLEENAIVNRTVCELFFLFFIFLVTSYHNCVHHHPISCVHFCFSSSPFSLFRRLQCPFFPPCPFSASPRHISPLHLVTMQIYLSPLARKTGSSEEAKSASAVPAYRGPVAGPGPPPTKRGGQPQKKKSTPSFTLSLQKTVTGQSSAQETSSYISPVKSPSQYFQICY from the exons ATGGAGGCGCAACAGGGCGGCAGAGGAGTGCAGAGGACTGAGAGGGTTTGTTcgagagaggagaagaagaggaggaggacatcTGGGCTGGTTGAGGACAGAGCCAGCAGTCAGCAGAGATACCCCAGCTTCTCATCGGCATCCAGCAGCTCATATG ACGACCGCAGCTCGGCAGCCAGCGGCCTGGACGTGGCCGACCGGCTCACCTACCTGGAGCAGAGGATGCAGATGCAGGAGGATGAGATCCAGCTGCTGAAGTTGGCGCTGGCTGACGTCCTCAAGAGgctcaacatttctgaagagCACCAGGCAGCTGCCGCCGCAGGAAGGAGAATGCCGGGCGCCAAAG CCAGGCCCGTCTCCCTGGCTTTGCCCCCCAGAACCTCCATGGCGACTTCCAGCTCCACTTCCCTCAAAAAGAGCTCCACAGTGCCCTCCAGCGCCACGGCGAGGAATTACAGCCCCGCGCCGCCACCTCTGAG CGGTGTGAAGAGCCCGCCAGGCGGTGCGAAGGACAGTCCGTGTAAGATCACTAAGCCGCGACCCGCGTCTGCAGCCTCGGTCTGCAAGAAAGTTCCTGAAGA AAGCAACAAATCCAGTGAGCCCGCCGTGAGCGTAG GAACAAGACGGGTGACGCATTGCAAAGGTAGGCTTTGTCTCTTGGAGCAAAAAGACTTTGGTTTAGAAGAAAACGCCATAGTTAACAGAACTGTGTGTGagctcttctttttgtttttcatttttttggtcACATCATACCATAACTGTGTGCACCATCACCCCATTTCTTGCGtccatttctgtttctcttcttcCCCATTTTCTCTCTTTCGCCGCCTGCAATgtcccttttttcccccctgtccGTTCTCTGCGTCTCCTCGCCACATTTCACCACTTCACTTAGTGACTATGCAGATCTACCTGAGTCCTCTCGCAAGAAAGACTGGGTCTTCTGAGGAGGCCAAGTCGGCGTCTGCGGTGCCCGCCTACAGGGGGCCCGTGGCCGGCCCCGGGCCCCCGCCGACCAAGAGGGGCGGCCAACCGCAGAAGAAGAAGTCAACCCCGTCCTTCACCTTGAGCCTCCAGAAAACCGTAACGGGCCAGAGCTCAGCGCAGGAAACGTCCAGCTACATCAGCCCGGTCAAGTCGCCCAGCCAATACTTTCAGATTTGCTACTGA
- the LOC102227022 gene encoding uncharacterized protein LOC102227022 isoform X3 has product MEAQQGGRGVQRTERVCSREEKKRRRTSGLVEDRASSQQRYPSFSSASSSSYDDRSSAASGLDVADRLTYLEQRMQMQEDEIQLLKLALADVLKRLNISEEHQAAAAAGRRMPGAKARPVSLALPPRTSMATSSSTSLKKSSTVPSSATARNYSPAPPPLRSNKSSEPAVSVGTRRVTHCKGRLCLLEQKDFGLEENAIVNRTVCELFFLFFIFLVTSYHNCVHHHPISCVHFCFSSSPFSLFRRLQCPFFPPCPFSASPRHISPLHLVTMQIYLSPLARKTGSSEEAKSASAVPAYRGPVAGPGPPPTKRGGQPQKKKSTPSFTLSLQKTVTGQSSAQETSSYISPVKSPSQYFQICY; this is encoded by the exons ATGGAGGCGCAACAGGGCGGCAGAGGAGTGCAGAGGACTGAGAGGGTTTGTTcgagagaggagaagaagaggaggaggacatcTGGGCTGGTTGAGGACAGAGCCAGCAGTCAGCAGAGATACCCCAGCTTCTCATCGGCATCCAGCAGCTCATATG ACGACCGCAGCTCGGCAGCCAGCGGCCTGGACGTGGCCGACCGGCTCACCTACCTGGAGCAGAGGATGCAGATGCAGGAGGATGAGATCCAGCTGCTGAAGTTGGCGCTGGCTGACGTCCTCAAGAGgctcaacatttctgaagagCACCAGGCAGCTGCCGCCGCAGGAAGGAGAATGCCGGGCGCCAAAG CCAGGCCCGTCTCCCTGGCTTTGCCCCCCAGAACCTCCATGGCGACTTCCAGCTCCACTTCCCTCAAAAAGAGCTCCACAGTGCCCTCCAGCGCCACGGCGAGGAATTACAGCCCCGCGCCGCCACCTCTGAG AAGCAACAAATCCAGTGAGCCCGCCGTGAGCGTAG GAACAAGACGGGTGACGCATTGCAAAGGTAGGCTTTGTCTCTTGGAGCAAAAAGACTTTGGTTTAGAAGAAAACGCCATAGTTAACAGAACTGTGTGTGagctcttctttttgtttttcatttttttggtcACATCATACCATAACTGTGTGCACCATCACCCCATTTCTTGCGtccatttctgtttctcttcttcCCCATTTTCTCTCTTTCGCCGCCTGCAATgtcccttttttcccccctgtccGTTCTCTGCGTCTCCTCGCCACATTTCACCACTTCACTTAGTGACTATGCAGATCTACCTGAGTCCTCTCGCAAGAAAGACTGGGTCTTCTGAGGAGGCCAAGTCGGCGTCTGCGGTGCCCGCCTACAGGGGGCCCGTGGCCGGCCCCGGGCCCCCGCCGACCAAGAGGGGCGGCCAACCGCAGAAGAAGAAGTCAACCCCGTCCTTCACCTTGAGCCTCCAGAAAACCGTAACGGGCCAGAGCTCAGCGCAGGAAACGTCCAGCTACATCAGCCCGGTCAAGTCGCCCAGCCAATACTTTCAGATTTGCTACTGA
- the LOC102227022 gene encoding echinoderm microtubule-associated protein-like 1 isoform X6, whose translation MQAIIAEEDASMEELDDHNLQMEETAQGLLRTPSLKESYHSDTDFMTDDRSSAASGLDVADRLTYLEQRMQMQEDEIQLLKLALADVLKRLNISEEHQAAAAAGRRMPGAKARPVSLALPPRTSMATSSSTSLKKSSTVPSSATARNYSPAPPPLSGVKSPPGGAKDSPCKITKPRPASAASVCKKVPEESNKSSEPAVSVGTRRVTHCKVTMQIYLSPLARKTGSSEEAKSASAVPAYRGPVAGPGPPPTKRGGQPQKKKSTPSFTLSLQKTVTGQSSAQETSSYISPVKSPSQYFQICY comes from the exons ATGCAGGCAATCATAGCAGAAGAGGACGCCAGCATGGAGGAGCTGGACGACCACAACCTGCAGATGGAGGAGACGGCCCAGGGCCTGCTGAGGACACCTTCGCTGAAGGAGAGCTATCACAGCGACACTGATTTCATGACAG ACGACCGCAGCTCGGCAGCCAGCGGCCTGGACGTGGCCGACCGGCTCACCTACCTGGAGCAGAGGATGCAGATGCAGGAGGATGAGATCCAGCTGCTGAAGTTGGCGCTGGCTGACGTCCTCAAGAGgctcaacatttctgaagagCACCAGGCAGCTGCCGCCGCAGGAAGGAGAATGCCGGGCGCCAAAG CCAGGCCCGTCTCCCTGGCTTTGCCCCCCAGAACCTCCATGGCGACTTCCAGCTCCACTTCCCTCAAAAAGAGCTCCACAGTGCCCTCCAGCGCCACGGCGAGGAATTACAGCCCCGCGCCGCCACCTCTGAG CGGTGTGAAGAGCCCGCCAGGCGGTGCGAAGGACAGTCCGTGTAAGATCACTAAGCCGCGACCCGCGTCTGCAGCCTCGGTCTGCAAGAAAGTTCCTGAAGA AAGCAACAAATCCAGTGAGCCCGCCGTGAGCGTAG GAACAAGACGGGTGACGCATTGCAAAG TGACTATGCAGATCTACCTGAGTCCTCTCGCAAGAAAGACTGGGTCTTCTGAGGAGGCCAAGTCGGCGTCTGCGGTGCCCGCCTACAGGGGGCCCGTGGCCGGCCCCGGGCCCCCGCCGACCAAGAGGGGCGGCCAACCGCAGAAGAAGAAGTCAACCCCGTCCTTCACCTTGAGCCTCCAGAAAACCGTAACGGGCCAGAGCTCAGCGCAGGAAACGTCCAGCTACATCAGCCCGGTCAAGTCGCCCAGCCAATACTTTCAGATTTGCTACTGA